The DNA window CGTCCGGATCGCCCGCATTACGTTCTTCGTAATGAACATACCGGTCGCATTCTTGTTCTTCCGACGTCAGATTAACGCCCAGTTACCCGTTCTGACGAATATCTTACTGGTGCCCTACACGATCTGGCAGGGATTGATGATCGTCTGGACGCTTATCCTCGTCCCCATAGTCGTGTGGGAGCTCACGAGTAAGCGCCTGCGTAACCTCAGGCGCCGCCGGACGTAATATTAGAATTGATGGACGAAGTACAGTTGCAGGAGTCGGGTAGCGGACGCATGAACCGACGTAAGTTTCTTTATGGCGGAGTGGCGACGGTCAGTTCGCTTGCGATCGCCGGATGTATCGGTGGTATTGCCACACGAAATGACGTCCAAATTACCTACCGCGATATTTCCATCCCCAATCTTCCGCCTGAATTCAAAGGTACAACAATCACACTGGCGAGTGACGTCCACTCCAGCCCGTATATGATGCGCGACGAGTTGATCAGCATCGCCCATACCATCAATAGCCTTCAATCGGACATCATTCTGCTCCCCGGCGATTTTGTCACGACACATCGCGACGAACTTCCGCCGATTGTCGAGGCATTTTCCCTACTGAAAGCGCCGATGGGCGTCTATGCGACGACTGGCAACCATGAGTTCTACGTCGATGCCGATCTTGTCAGCGAAGGAATTGCAAGCGCCGGGATTACGATGATCCGCAACGGGAACATACCATTAAAGAAAGGTGATGCTACCGTATATCTGCTTGGTGTCGACGATATCGACTCCGACGGCATTCTCGATCACGTCGACGGCAAGGTCGCGCCGCATATCGATGCTGTCTATTCGGGCGTGCCGAATAACGCTGCAACCATCCTTATGTGCCACAAGCCGTACCGGTTCGAAGAATATGCCAAGACCGATGTCGGGCTGATCGTTTCCGGGCATACCCACGGCGGACAGATTGTGCTTGCAAAATTCGGCAAGACCGTGATCTGCCCAAGCGCCTTCGCATCGAAATACATCCAGGGGATGTATACCAGCGAGAACGGCTCGAAGACACAGATGTATGTCAGCCGTGGCCTCGGGACCGTCGCACTTCCGATGCGACTCAACTGCCCGCCGGAGATCGTGAAATTCACGCTCGTCTAACCGGCAATTCGCTCACTTCGCGACGTTTGCAGAACCAGCACCCCATGCGTTCTTGTTGAGCACGTTCAACGCTCAATATTATACGCACCCGACTTGTCCCAGCACCGACCGCACGTTACGATCTACACCGACGGAGCCTGTTCCGGCAATCCCGGGCCCGGTGGCTATGCAGCGATCCTCATCGACACCGAAGGCCGTCGTAAAGAACTCTCGCAGGGCTACAAGCGCACGACGAACAACCGTATGGAGTTGCTCGGCGTAATTTCCGGTCTCGAATCGCTGAAGGTACCGTGCACGGTCAAAGTCTTCACCGATTCCCAGTATATCGTCAATGCCATCAACGAAGGCTGGCTCAAGAATTGGGTCAAGCGCGGTTGGAAGAAGGCCGACAAAAAACCGGTACTGAACGTCGACCTCTGGAAACGCATGCTCGATCTGTTCGAAACGCATCATGTTGCATTTTCCTGGACGAAAGGTCATAATGGCGACCCGCTCAACGAACGTTGCGACGAACTGGCTGTTGCGGCGTCGCGCTCCGACGATCTCCTCGTAGACGAAGGCGTGCAATGATCGCCCGCTTCATCTTTGGCGTAGTCGTGGTGCTGCTGTCGCTGGCCGCATCGATCTTCGTCCTCGGCTGGTTCGGCATCGATCGGTCGTTACCGCAATACAGCGGGACCGAACATCTCAGCCACGCGACGAACCCCATTGAGATCTATCGCGACAGCTTCGCCGTCGTGCATATATATGGGCAGACGGAGCAAGAGGCATATTATGCTCTCGGCTTTGCACAGGCGCAGGAACGCCTCTTCCAAATGGACATGACGCGCCGCATCGGTCAAGGCAGACTCTCCGAACTGATCGGAGAGAAAGGTCTTGTCATCGATCGTTGGGCCCGAACCATCGGATTTTCAAAGATCGCTGTGTGGATGTGGAATGTCGCATCGCCGCAGACGAAGAAGTTTCTTTCGGCATATGCCGATGGCATCAACGATTACATCGCCACCCATCACGGAAGGCTCGGCATGGAGTTCGACGGACTCCATTACGAACCGAACGCATGGAAGCCGACCGATTGCATGATCATCGGACGACTGATGTCGTGGGAAATGAACTTCGGTTTTTGGAATGACGCTGCGTTCTCCGACATTGCCGACCGCGTCGATTCTGCGCATCTTGCATCATTGATGCCCGGCTATCCGGCGAATGCCCCGACCGTACTCGGCGACCAACACACCGCCTCGGCACAACCGCCGCACCGGCCGGACTCCGTACACATTGGCGGAGCAACCTCGGAAGCAGTACACCATGCCTTGCATTCGTTTTTTGCCGAATTGCACGATACACCATTCGGTGGCTCACAAGCCGGTGGCGGATCGAACACGATCGCCCTTTCCGCTCGCAAAAGTGCCAGCGGGAAACCGATGCTCGAGAACGATATGCATCTGGCCCTCGGCGCCCCGTCGAGATGGTTCGTCGCTCATCTGCATACGAATGACGGACTCAATATCGCAGGCTTTACCGTTCCCGGTCTGCCGCTCGTCCTTAGCGGACGCAACGAGAAGATCAGTTGGGGACTGACGAACGGCATGATCGACGAGTCCGATTATTTCATTCTTGACCTCGATTCGAACGGCCATGCGTATCACACGCCGAACGGATCGAAGCCGATCGCATCGAGCAAAGAGTTCATCCGCGTCCGTACCTCCGACGAAGAAATGCCGTACCGATTCGACACGCTCGAAGTCCGAACCACGGACCTCGGTCCAATCGTCAGCGACATCCCGACGTTCGGTCTTGGCAAGACGTTCGCGAATTCACCGAACACTCCCGTCTCCGATGCCCTCAGCCGTGACCGCGAACCAGGCACTGCCATCGCCGTCGAATGGAACGGCTATTTCGCACTCGGAGACGAACTCGGCAGCTTCTTCAAACTACACCGAGCGAAGACGTGTGGCGAAGCGATCGACGATATGTCCGAATTCGCCACTCCGTGCCTGAACCTATCGGTCGCCGGTGCTGGAGAATCGCAGATCGCATTTCAAGTCATCGGCCGCATCCCCGTCCGCAACGGTGGTGAAGGCCGCACACTGCTCCCGCGCCATGCGGAGGAGGCGTCGGAGCTTTGGCAGGGATTCGTTACGACGGCACATCTGCCGCATCAATCGGATCCCGCCGATGGATTTATCGTCTCGGCAAACAACCCGGCCACGGCGTTTCGTAGCAACCCGCACGGTGAAAACTGGGAGCCTCCGGAACGTGCCGAACGCATGACCCAGCTTGTCAGCGCCGCGAAAAAACTCGACCCGGCACAGCTTTCTCTCATCGTCCGCGACCTTGCAAGCCCGTTCGAGTTTCACGAACTTCGTGACCCGATTCTTCGCGTGTACCAGGATACTTCCATCGGCGGGACGCATCTGAACCTCGTCACGCGAAAGGCACTGGACTACCTGACAAACTGGGACGGCGTGCAGGACAGCATGGACGTCAGCACGACAATACTCAATGTCTTCCTCGTCAGGCTGCTCTCGAATACCTGTTGGGACGAACTTGGCGACCAACTCTATAATGAGTTCGTCTATGTTAATAACGTCCCGGCCCGTACGATCGCTCATTTACTCACCGAGCCGAACAACATCTGGTGGGACGACGTCCGATCGCCGCAAATCGAGACACGCGACGATATGATTCGTCGCTCGTTCGAGCAAACCGTCAAGTGGCTTACCTCGAAGTTTGGCCCCGACGTCCGACGCTGGACCTGGGGCACATTCCATACACTCACCTACCACAACCCGGCAGGAGCGGCATCGTCGGTCGTTGCGAACCTCAGCGACATCAATTCCGGCCCGAATGGCGGCAGCCTGACGACCGTCGCACAATCGAGCTATATGTTCTGGCAGCCGTTCGAAATGCGCGTTGGCCCGTCGATGCGCATGATCGCCGACATGAGCAAGCCCTCACTCTTCGTCTCACTGCCGACCGGCAACTCAGGCAACATGTTCAGCCCCCACTACCGCGATATGGTCGATCAGTTCAAACAAGGTCGATTTGTCGAACTCCCGCTGAACCGCATCGAGCCAACTTGGCAGAAGCTGGTGCTGATGAAATAACGAAGCCCCAGACCTGCTCGAAGGGCATCTAACTCCTTATTTCATTGCGAACTAACTTTACACACTCACCGTCGCAATACCCTGAGACTCGCGCAATGCGACTAAGATCACCATTACCTTAAGAGTCGGGCTTAACTACTGACGGCAGGTGGTAAGTATTGCATAATCCCAAC is part of the Bacteroidota bacterium genome and encodes:
- the rnhA gene encoding ribonuclease HI is translated as MSQHRPHVTIYTDGACSGNPGPGGYAAILIDTEGRRKELSQGYKRTTNNRMELLGVISGLESLKVPCTVKVFTDSQYIVNAINEGWLKNWVKRGWKKADKKPVLNVDLWKRMLDLFETHHVAFSWTKGHNGDPLNERCDELAVAASRSDDLLVDEGVQ
- a CDS encoding penicillin acylase family protein, with protein sequence MIARFIFGVVVVLLSLAASIFVLGWFGIDRSLPQYSGTEHLSHATNPIEIYRDSFAVVHIYGQTEQEAYYALGFAQAQERLFQMDMTRRIGQGRLSELIGEKGLVIDRWARTIGFSKIAVWMWNVASPQTKKFLSAYADGINDYIATHHGRLGMEFDGLHYEPNAWKPTDCMIIGRLMSWEMNFGFWNDAAFSDIADRVDSAHLASLMPGYPANAPTVLGDQHTASAQPPHRPDSVHIGGATSEAVHHALHSFFAELHDTPFGGSQAGGGSNTIALSARKSASGKPMLENDMHLALGAPSRWFVAHLHTNDGLNIAGFTVPGLPLVLSGRNEKISWGLTNGMIDESDYFILDLDSNGHAYHTPNGSKPIASSKEFIRVRTSDEEMPYRFDTLEVRTTDLGPIVSDIPTFGLGKTFANSPNTPVSDALSRDREPGTAIAVEWNGYFALGDELGSFFKLHRAKTCGEAIDDMSEFATPCLNLSVAGAGESQIAFQVIGRIPVRNGGEGRTLLPRHAEEASELWQGFVTTAHLPHQSDPADGFIVSANNPATAFRSNPHGENWEPPERAERMTQLVSAAKKLDPAQLSLIVRDLASPFEFHELRDPILRVYQDTSIGGTHLNLVTRKALDYLTNWDGVQDSMDVSTTILNVFLVRLLSNTCWDELGDQLYNEFVYVNNVPARTIAHLLTEPNNIWWDDVRSPQIETRDDMIRRSFEQTVKWLTSKFGPDVRRWTWGTFHTLTYHNPAGAASSVVANLSDINSGPNGGSLTTVAQSSYMFWQPFEMRVGPSMRMIADMSKPSLFVSLPTGNSGNMFSPHYRDMVDQFKQGRFVELPLNRIEPTWQKLVLMK
- a CDS encoding metallophosphoesterase is translated as MDEVQLQESGSGRMNRRKFLYGGVATVSSLAIAGCIGGIATRNDVQITYRDISIPNLPPEFKGTTITLASDVHSSPYMMRDELISIAHTINSLQSDIILLPGDFVTTHRDELPPIVEAFSLLKAPMGVYATTGNHEFYVDADLVSEGIASAGITMIRNGNIPLKKGDATVYLLGVDDIDSDGILDHVDGKVAPHIDAVYSGVPNNAATILMCHKPYRFEEYAKTDVGLIVSGHTHGGQIVLAKFGKTVICPSAFASKYIQGMYTSENGSKTQMYVSRGLGTVALPMRLNCPPEIVKFTLV